In the Cellvibrio sp. KY-GH-1 genome, TCAAGTATGCGGCCGCGATAGGTCCAGGGGCCGGTCGGGTTGGTTGACGTGGCATAATCAATTGTCGCCGGGTTGGCACCTGCAGCGTAAACCATGTAGTAAGTACCATTGCGTTTGGTGAGGTAAGGCGCCTCAAAGAAATCGCGCGGTGTGCGCTCAATCCAATTGCCTTTAATGGAAGTCATATTGTCATTAAGCGCAACAGTAACCATTCGCCAGAAACCGCCGTAGGTTAAATAGGCTTGGCCGTTATCATCGACAAACACTGTGGGGTCAATGGTGTAAACCGTTTGGCCTGCATCGGTGTAATTAAAGGCGTTCATTTCGATGGTATCGTCAACCAGTGGTGCACCAATCGCATCGCGGAACGGACCCAGTGGGCTATCGCCGACCGCAACACCAATTGCCATTCCACCACCGCGCTTATTGACCGGGACATACCAATAAAATTTTCCACCGCGTTCAATCATTTGCCCTGCCCATGCGTTCGCATCAGCCCAAGTGAAAGTACTTAAACTCATTACCGGCGCACCATGATCCGTCCAGTTCACCATATCGGTGGATGACAACACATACCAGCTGCGCAACAAGAAACCATTGGTTCCTTCATCGCGACCCGCAGTGATATAGAAAGTACAATTGTGAACAAATGATGCAGGGTCAGCGGTAAAAATATTTGGCAGAATTGGATTACTGCCGCGCGTTCCCGCTAATGGGCCAGTGCAATTTCCGGTTGAGGAATTACCGGATGAACTCGCCACACTGCTGCGTGAACTGCTGGAGGAACTTTTTGCCGAGGAGGATTGCGGTGGTTGCCCAACAGGAACCCCTGCAACACGCCACTCCAATATGCCGGTAGATTCCGTTGCATTTAGCATGGAAACACGCAGGCGATTTGTGACAACTGAATTTAATGGCAAATTATTAAACGCATTTTTTGCCAGTGGCACATCGCCAATGCTGACCCAATTACTGCCGGTCCAATATTCGATGTAGGCACGTGTTGGCGTAAGCACACCACCGTTGTCGTCAAACCAATAGATTTGTGTGTTGGTAAGCGAATACGTTTGCGGCCAATCGTATTGCACCCATTGGATGGAATTTGGATTATTCCAGTTGCCATAGGCACCTTGCGATTTATCATTCGAATTTGCAGGAATACTGTTGTCGTTCACTGCTGCCAGTGTTTCCCAAGGCGAAACATACGAAGTCGTGGCAGTTGCCAAAGCCGCAATATTATTCGCGATGGGTGCCACACTGTTCACTGAACTGCTGCTGCGAATAATACTACTGGCGCTGCGACTGCTGGTTACGGGATTGCTCGAAACTATGCTACTCGAAACTATGCTGCGTGAAACAATACTACTCGCTACAGATCGACTGGAAACAGTATTCACACTCGATGCAGTTGCTGCACATAGGCTTCCACTCAAAGCAGGTGTTTCTACTGTTCCACCATTAGTCACAGCCTGGAAACCAAACTCTGCAGACTGACCAGGATTTAATCCACCATTCCAACCCAGATTGGTCGCCGTGTAATTACCACTCAGCTGCGCATTCCAGGCATTTGTCACGGTGTTTTTTGCGTAAGACCAACTCACTTGCCAGCCATTTACACGTGCATTAGTGTCATTGGTTATGCGAATGGCGGCGGTATAACCTGCGCCCCAATTGTTAGTGATTGTATAAGTGCAAGCGGCGTTTGCAGTTGTTGCACCGACTGTAGCAACCAAGCCGAATAATGCCAGCCGGCTATAATTTTTAACCATGGTTTTCATAAAAAATCTTTCCCCAAAAATTCACTGCTGCCACTGCAGCAGTGATTTCATAAATGTGAATTAACGCGAATTGATGAAACGGATTTAATCGCGCGGGCGCGCCCCGATAATTTGGACTTGATAATTCAGGCCAACCGCTTCAGGACTGGTATCCGTCGTTTCGAAGGCGTTGTAGAGGTACAAATTATTCGGTGTGTTAGTCACAACCAAACTTGATTCTTCACCAGCAGCCAATTGGAAGTTGCCAGCACCGCTCGGTAGATCCACATAACGCACAGCATTGTTCGACGCTTTAATCGCCACCACCGCCGTAAAATTACTATCGCTCAAACCATTACCCAGGTTGGTAACCTGAATGCTGATTTGGCCGGAGCCCGTTGCCGTTAAAGGAATAATATTACTGCCGGTGTATTGCGGTTTACGCGCAGCGATGACCCGCCAAGTAGTGGAATCAACGGCTTCCAGGTTGCGATAGGCGCGCGTGCGGAAACTCGCATCGCGTTGCGCGCTTAACACACGTGATTGCACTAGCGGATGACCAATATCGCCATAGGCAATACGCGCACGGTAGCGACCAACCAATGTCTGCACTGAAACGGGCTGAACGAGGCGAGCCAAACTGTGCAAAGGCGTTTCCTGACCCTGATAGGCACGAATTAGATTGCGGATTGCATCACGCCCCAGATTGGAATAATTATCCGGATTGTTGCTCAAATAATTAAGGAACGGCCAGGCTTCGTACAAATTATCTTTATGGACAATTGTGCGATAAGAGCCCGCATGCAATGACTCAACGTTAAAGTTAGTGGTGTTATTGAGTGGACTAATGTAGGCATCTGCAAACCACTCTGCGGTAGTTTCCCACCAGGCACCGGTGCGTGCCTTATCAATCCAGATGGCTTCCGCCAACGTAATTCCATGACCAAATTCATGGGTAGAAATACTATCGACATTCAACAAATTACTGCGCATCACCAAGTAACTTAAACCGGCGGTGCCGTTGTAACCCATAAAGCCACCGGCATCGATATCCGTTACCGAATAAACGTTAATTTTGAAGAAACCGGGCCTGCTCGAATGAATGGATTGTGCGGGCGATTTAAACCCGCGACTCGTTACAAAATAGTCATACACTTTTTCCATATGCTCAAGCATACGAGTTACATCGGCGTCGGAATGGGTGCCTAAATTTCCTTTAGGTCCCAGTTTATTTACAGCACCGTAATACAAACGGAAACGGTTGGAATCTTTGTACGCCGCGTTACTGGTATTAATACCTTCGTATTCGTATTGAGTGGTAATCGGCGTAAACACAGCAGCCGACGAACTGCTCGCCAAAGAAGACGAAACTGTAGCGCGCGAACTGCTCGATGAGCTGCTCATAACCGACGCACTAGTGCGAACCGAAGAACTACTCTGTGCAGCAGAACTGACAAGGCTACTTCTCGACGAAGAAGTTAACGCCGCTGAACTGCTGATACGAGAACTGTAACTCGCAGCATTACTACTGTTTGAAGAGCTAATGGTACCTGCTGCACTACCCGCAACGCGCCACTCCAGAATTCCGGTTGATTGTGTTGCATTAAGCATGGACACACGCAAACGGCTGGTCTCAATTCCATTGAGCGCCAAGGTATTAAATGCATTTTTTACCAGCGGCACATTGCCCGCATTCACCCAGGCACTGCCATTCCAATATTCGATATAAGCGCGAGTTGGCGTGAGCACACCGCCGTTATCATCAAACCAATAAATTTGCGTATTGCTGAGCGAATAATTTTGTGGCCAATCGTATTGCACCCATTGGATTGAATTCGGATTATTCCAGTTGCCATAAGCGCCGGCGGATTTATCATTAGAGTTCGCAGGGTTACTATTGTCGTTAACCGCACGCAAGGTTTCCCATGAAGAAACAAAAGAGGTTGTCGCAGTAGCAAGCGTCGCAATATTATTTACCACAGGCGCAACACTGCTGGATGAACTACGCCCGGCACTACTTACATTAACAACACTACTTGCGCTACTGGAAACGGCCGGCACACTCGAGGTTGCTGATGAACCACACAAAGCGCCAACAATTGCAGGTATCTCCACTGCCCCACCATTCGTTAACCCCTGAACGCCAAACTCTGCTGACTGACCAGGATTTAAGTTGCCATTCCACGCGAGGTTAGTGGCCGAATAACTTCCACTTAATTGCGCATTCCATGCACTGCTCACTGAATTTTTTGCATATTTCCAATTCACTTGCCAACCCGTAACGGCTACACCAGTATCATTAGTTACACGAATGGATGCAGTAAAACCTGCCCCCCAGCTATTACTCACTGTGTAAACACAAGCCGCCGATGCAGATGTGGCTGCCAGGGCACTTGCGAACCCCAAACCGATAACACTTGCCATTGTTAATTTACGCATAACAAAGCTCTCCTGAATCCGGATTATTTTTCCAGACTACAAATAAATGAATGCAGAACCCCAATGCGACTTTAAAAAAAGTGCACTAACTATTGGAGAAATGGAATAGCCCAATCACTGGTGTGATTGGGCTGCAGATCAATTAATTATTGATAGTGTTTGTCGTAGAGCGGCGCAGTACCTGTTACCCCTTCCACAATTTCCAAACGGTAATCGTGTTTACGGGTGCGAGTTTCTTCGCCGTTGTAGAGGTAATCCACATTGGACACCACCGCTACCACTACACCATTTTTCGGCGCTTTGGTGAGATCGAGACAAGCTTCGCCACTGCTAACCGGTTTGCTGTAAACCGCTGTGCCATCTGCCGCGCGATAGGCTAATTGCACGCGCATGTTTTGCCCGATAGGTTGGAAATTCACGCGCACTTTATTGCCTGTCACTTTTAACGGAATCTGGTTAGCACCAGACCAACCCGGCAAAGTATCGGTACTAGGAATAAGCGTTGTACCTTGCTGTGTAGTTGCTGCATAGAACGTCAAGCGATGGGGAGTTGGCTCTTGCAAAATACCGCCGGGAATTTCTTCTGCACCAATCGTTCTTCCCCAATTATTATTGATGGGCGATTTAAACGCATTGCTCCAGGGGCCGAAATCGACCATCGCCTGACGCGCACGGAATTCCATAATCATGCGCTGCGTTTGTTCTTCGCCAACACCGCCGGCCAGTGAACGCAAAATATGATTGTGCGCACCTTTCGCCCACAACCAGGCATTTGCCCCTTTTGAAACGTGCACACCGAGGAAATGCGGGAACGCGGAGTTGTATTGGTTACCACCCAGGTAATCGCGCCAGGTAGAAATTTGCTGGCCGTTCACACGACGATCCACGCCCTCGGCATTCGGGCCACCAAAGGTACCATCTTGCAACCAGCCGCTGTAATTTTCGATGGGCATATGCGGTGCGAGGAATGAGGTTGCATCCAAAAATCCAACACCGTAATTGCCAGTGCGTGATGCTTCCAGATTCATTTGCAACCAGGTGTTTCCTCCTTCGTTAAACCAGGCTGCTTTGTTGCCGCGTGTTGCCATGATGGTGTGAATAAATTCGTGCGTAATACCACCGCGCTCACTCGGTGTCACCACGGGATAGTAAGACAACAACACCATTGGATAACCATTGATACCGCTTTGCCATCCACCTTTTTCCGTGTTTGCAGCACTATCGGTACACAAGCCAGAGCCGTAGAGATAAATATTGCTGAAGTAACCTTCCTGCTGCAATTTATCCACTGGCCAGCCCATCACATTGTGAATGTAATCAGCATCTTCATTCAGGTTAGTGAGTACGCGATCAATATCGGCATCGGTAATTGCGGGGTTGCGATTTTTACCCCAGATAAATGCAAAGCGACCTTTGGTTTTTACACCGGCAATAGTGCTGGCCGGGCAACCGTTGTAAACCTTGAATTTGCTCGGGTCCACCTGGCCGAAATCGGTGCGGAAATCGTAATTCAAATCCGGTTCATACTTCGGCCATTCGTGAGCGCTACATTGCGCAACGCTCGGCGAACTGCTTGAGCTGCTGCTCACCACCGGCGTACTACTTCTTACCGATGAACTGCTCGCGGGTGTGCTGCTACGCATCGATGAACTGCTGCTTCTCGACGACGAGGTTACCGCTATTGAACTGCTTGAACGCGAACTGGACATTACCGGTGTGCTGCTGCGTGATGAACTCATTCCTCCCGCTGCAGTTCCCGCGACTCGCCATTCCAGAATTCCTGTTGATTGCGTCGTGTTTAACATGGACACACGCAAACGGCTGGTAACAATTCCATTCAATGCCACATTATTAAATGCATTTTTTGCCAGCGGCACATTGCCCGCATTCACCCAGGCACTACCATTCCAATATTCGATATAAGCGCGAGTTGGTGTTAACACACCGCCGTTATCATCGAACCAATAAATTTGCGTATTGCTGAGCGAATAATTTTGCGACCAATCGTATTGCACCCATTGGATTGAATTTGGGTTATTCCAGTTGCCATAAGCACCGGCCGATTTATCGTTGGAATTTGCCGGATTGCTGTTGTCATTGACGGCGCGAATGGTTTCCCACGGCGACACATAGGACGTGGTTGCGGTTGCAAGCGTCGCAATATTGCTCGCTATAGGCGCAACACTGGTCGCCGCGCTACTTATGCGGCTACTTGAGCTAGCGGCTGAAATAATACTGGCGCTGCTGGATGCAATCGCTGCGCAAAGTACGCCCTGTATTTGTGGTGATTCAATCGCACCACCGTTAGTAACCCCCTGCACACCAAACTCCACCGAACGGCCCGGCTGAATGCTGCCATTCCAAGCGGTGTTGGTGGCGGTGTATGCACCGCTTAAGGTTGCATTCCAACTATTCGTCACTGCGTTTTTAGAATAGGCCCAACTTACTTGCCAACCGTTAACGGCGGTAGCGGTATCGTTGGTAATGCGAATCGCAGCGGTATAACCGCTCCCCCAATTGTTGGTCACTGTGTAACTACAGGCGGCAGTAGCGCCTGTTCCCCAAGCTGCGGCGAGCAACGCGACCCCAAGAGCGCCGGCCAAGCGCGAGCCTTTGGCAATAGTTCCAAGCATAAATACACCTTTTTATTAAAGTTATGACGACAGGTTCCACGCCCCGCGAAAAAAGCTTCAACTCAACGCCGAAACCTCTGGCAAGGACTGCAGTAAAAAGCGAAGGGTGTAAAAGAAAGACGGGGCGCGAACCTTACGCACGTGTGAATGTAAAAGTCAGATCCTGATAATCGACGGCGCTCGCAGTTACAGTGACCGAATCTGTAGTGAGTTCAAAAGAGCTTATAGTTTTACTGTCCAGCACCATCGCAGTGCATACTAGTTTTCAGCGCCACTTGTATTCAAGAGAATTGGGCGCCAATTAATATTATTATGATAAAAATATGATAAGCTGCCGTTTCATATATGACGTAGTTTTCAAAATTGCAAATTACCGCCTTTCAGGGAAGTCCCTACGCTCATCAGCAATGGCATTCACTTGCTATCCAGAACCGACTACTTGCTCTAGTTAATAGTAGCGCTCCAGCATAACTTAATTACACTGCATGGATTGTAGCCGGTCAGAACAAGCGTGCTTATTTTTAAAATAAGCCCAACCGTCGTACTAACCATAGAAAAAAACGAGGATTTCTCAATAGAAAAGTCCTCGTTCTTCTAGCCACAACTGCAATTACTAATTTTTAGCTTATCTCTTATTAGTTTTTACTTTGTCCTTCCATAACTTCACGGGCTTGGCACCACCACACGTGGTAGACTCTCCGTAAATTTTCAGTTTGTATTTCTTATTCTTTTGTAGCCCAACAAAAGTGTGGCTATAGGTAGTAATTCCGGAGGAGCTCGTATTACCAGGAACCATGACATAGTCAAAATCACAGGTATCACTAAAGTTCCATGAAGGCTTCCTACACACTTTATAGCTATCAAACTGTTGGTCAGTTTTCCAGGTTAAGGTAATGGAATTACTAGACTTTGAAACATCAACCTTAAACGTTGAACTTGCACTTTTTGTTTTAAATTTCGGCCAACGCAAACTGTCGCTCAGCCGATTTTCGTAACCACGCTGATTACTCAACCAACCTTTGGCGTAATAAGTGGTGGATGCCTTAAGGCCGCAAAACGTGTACTTTCCGCTATTAACCCCATCAATTAACACTAGATTAGGATCAGAGGTAGTAGCATCAATATAGGTTCGATTTGAAGTATTGCACTCCCCAACATCTCGCCAAAAACCTTTCTTTTTAACACATAAACCAATATTCGGAACACCGCACTCCTGGGTCCATTTTACAGTCACTTTATTGGACGTTACATTTTCTACAGAAATGCTGTTTGAATAATTGCTTTTTTTAGTAGTGAATGTTGTTTTTAATTCATTAATTTCCTCATATTTAGACTGGCAAATAGTTTCAGTTTTGTTGCCATCAAAATCTATATCATTAACATCCGTAAAGCAGTCATCCACAACGCCAGCAATGGCAAGATTGTACGTAGTCTCATCCTCCAATCCATCCAGCGAATGATCCGAAGAGCCGCTTGAACTAGGGTTTGTTGACTCAATTTTTAATGCCAAAATATCACACACCTGATCATTAACACCCGGTATCGTGTTAGCTGATTTTTTCAAGCAAATAACATAATTGTCATAGTGGACATAGGCATTAGGAATTGAGTAATCAACATCGACGTTGCAATATTCTGGCGTCACGGTGATAGCTGAACCAGGAACACTTCTCGCTCCCAATCTGGATACACTGGTCTGATCCAGCAACTGATCTTCTGTATAGACGCTGCTATTGACTCGTACTTCGTCAATCGAACCAGTAAATGCCCAGTGAGCCCAAAAATTATTTTCACCGATATTGAGTGTGCTACTTCCCGCAAGCGGTGCAGTACACCAGGATATGTCAAACGCCTGTGATGGGGTTCCATTTACAAAAATAGTTACCTTGTTAGTAATATTTACCGCAACATGCTGCCAACTATTGTCGGTAAGCGGAGATGTTGGCGTTGACTGGTAATTTCTAGCTCCGTTAGCACCACAAGCCACTGTCAACATGACGCCGCCATTATAGTAATTTAACGATACCCCTACTCCGTTGGTCGCTGCCGTACGATTATCCAGCAAAGTCATGGAGTTAGTTTTATTGGTTTTAAACCATAAAGAAATGGAAGCCCCATCAGCATCATTTAATGTAATAGGAACAGGTGATGCAGTTAATTTTCCAGAGGTCGGCGTTTTTGCTATAGAGCTTCCTGCAACACCCGACACCAACGATTGGCTCGCAGTCCCAGTGTAATTTACAGTTATCGGCCGAGATGACGAATCCTTAAAAAAACCATTCGATAATGCATCAAAATCAAGCCTGAAAACTTCATCGGATTTAATGGCTTTAAAATCCAATGCATCTTGCTCCATCTCTTCTTTAATAGCTGCCGCCTCTTCCTGCGCCAGCATGTTTTCTATATGTGCGGAGGCAATTGAATCATCTGCCACGACCAACCCGGCAGGACAAGATTGTGCTAAAACTGCGGGCGTAACCAATGAAATTAGTACAAAAGAAAACAACTTTTTCATAAAAAAATCCTTATCAATAAGTGTGGTAAAGGAATGTTTTCAAGGAATAGAAATTTTTTACATGACGAATCCCTCCAAAAAATGCAATAAAAACCTGTGGAAATCTGAACCTACAGATTTCCACGGGTAGGAATAATTTACTATTGGATATTGGCGGGCTGGGTTGTGTTGGTGATGGTATTTATCGGTATAAGCATTCCATTCACCATTTGAAAAACTGTCCACAAGTTCCCGGTTTGGCCAGTAGGTACAGAATAGCTCTGGACATGTATTCCATTAGCGTAAATATCTACCGTCGCCTGAGAAGCGGAAAGCGCCGTACTATTAGTGGTATTTACTGCGGAGTAGTTATGCACTGAATAAACGTAATTACCATTTATCATTTGCTTTTTAATATTAATGGTCTCAGGCCCTATTCCATCGGTGTCATCAAGATCCAATTTTGCTTCACCAACGACTTCTATTTGTGAATAGTAAACATGATATCTGGATGTACCGCCTGCTATCGGGCCCGTCAGGTGAGCATCCAGGTCCGCCGGTGACGAACCCCAACGCAGAATAACGCTAATATCTCTTTGCTTGGGTGGTAGAGCAACTTGTGTTTGATTAACCTTGCAGGCGAGTGCGTAAAGATCAACATAGGCTGTGCCCATATTGGAAGCAGTAGCAGTAACAGTGTATCCACCTACCGGCAAAGTGAAACTGAAATTTCCTGTAGCGTTCGTGGTTCCTGTAGCTATTACCGCCCCGGAATAGTTATTGAGACCGGCTCGTACCTCCAAGTTAGCAGTAGCTACGATACTACCCGTGAGCGCATTGATAACCGTTCCACTCGTGATCACAGAACCAGTTGCATCAGGTGTTAACAGAATTTTCGCCAGCGATCGAGAGGTTTCAGTTGCGATATTAATGCTCTCATATTTCACAGTTTTGTAACCAGATTTAGCGACAGTCACGTAGTAATCAGTGTTTTGCGCGGCATCAAAACGATAGGTTCCATCCACTGCAGTTGTTACCTCCTGAATTAAATCCCCGCTAGCACTGAATAGACTCACGGTGGCATTGGATATCGACGCGCTTGTACAGGCATCCCCTATTGATCCGGTAATCGGAATCAGAGTTTGTACCATTAAGAAATCAAAATTCGAACATGCGCTTGGACTTGGGCCCTGAACTATATCGGTGTAAGTTTGGCTCCAACCAGTTGTTTGGTTGGTCACGGTGACTTTTGTTGAAACCTTGGGAATATTCAAAATTGTAAAATTGGGTGATGAATCAGCACTGCCATTCAATACAACATTGGTTTGTACATCAGTACGTCCATCTGATTCAGCAGTAATAGTGTAATAGTAGGTTTTACCCGCGACTCTAATTGAATCATCAATAACAAAACCGTTGATGCAACCACAAGTTTGATTGGTGTAACAAACTGGCTCGTCAACATTCCACGTTGTAAAATGGGTAACACTGCCAACATAAATACCGTTGGTCAATGTAGCCACGCCTTCCTCTTTCCACTTACCCAACGTTTCATCATAGAACCATAATGGTTGGGTAGATGTCGCTTTTTGTGGTCTGGAAGCCGGAATGCGAATAGTGAACGGCCCCTTGTTCTGCAGAGAGTAAATATTTCCTGATGTCACTCCGCGCACAACAACATCCAACATTCCCTGACTAATCAATTCAACAGCAGCACCATTTTTATCAACAGCCGAAAAATTGCCTGGTGCCGAGGCAATCTCTCGAGTTGCCGCGCTGATACTTGTTATAGACACCGACAAATTTTCAGTAATACCACTCATTACTGGAAAAGTTACCGATGCACCATCGAGCGTACTTACCGTATTCGTCACCGCAGGATTAATTATTTCAGTCGTATCAACTGGCAATAGCTTTTCAACGACAGAAACCTGATTTTTGCTGCTTTTGTAAATCCGATGAGTACTAGCATAACCATTTGCGGACACACTCACCGCATACTGTGCTGCCATTGGTACCTGCACAGAGAAACGCCCTCGAGCATCTGTAGTTCTGGTGAGTTGGCCAATTTTTACTGTGGCATTACTCAAATATTCACCGTTGAAGGTTTTAACTTGGCCGCTAACACTGGCAGTAGCAGCGCTCGTATCTATAACGGAAATCGTGGACACTGAAGTGAGGGAAGTGATTGCACCATTGAACGAAGGATCATTACTTTGGTTATGATTAGACCAATCCTGTTTGCTTACACGGAATTGAACTGAAACGTAGTCCTTATCTTTCAGTGTACCTGCGCCAGGCTTGAAACGAATGACAATTTCCTGATCAGTAAACTCGAAATAAATATCACTATTTATTGACCGATAGCTACTGTAATTGATACCAACAACCGAGGATTGATCCACTGTACCAACTAATGGAGAAGATCCTTCTTTAACATACTTATAGACAATTTTTAGATTAGCAAGCGGAAAATCTTTATTTTCATTATTTTTCACCCGAATTTCTGCCTGAATCTGCGGGTTTACTGATTCCCGCACAAACGGCATATATTGCACTTCAAATGCCTGTACAACTGAACTTAAAAAGAGAAAAAAGACAATAGCTAATCGCAAGAATGATAGATACATTGAAACATTCCTTTTTGAGAAATAAATAGAAATCGTAAATTTGAACAACTGTTATTGTGTATTTCAGTTTCTGATTTTCATGGGAAGTCTAATTATTATTTTAATAGCGCAATTCGGAACCCTACGCTGCGATCAAGACTAACAAAGTAACTGCATCTAAATCCGTTAAGGGCACGCTTTTAAACGACATAATTTTTATTAAAAAACCACTCCTAAGTACCAACATCACATTTCTATGTGATTATTTTTACTGGCTAAATTTAAAGAACAATGTTTGAAACCAATAAAACATGGTTACCATCCTTAGATAACAAACAAGAATTTAAAAATATCACTGACATCAGCCAATTATCCTCAATCCAGAGTTAAACGGTTGTTTGGCAAAAATTTGCTGGGTAGTAGCTCATAGTCCCTTCCCACATCTTCCCTGACATATTCCTCTCGGCGACAATAGGATTCCAAGAGTGGAGAGCCGACGATTTTTTGGCGCCCTGCAACAAAACGAAATTGATTCCAACGATTTCGATACAAGCTATAGGCAGGGAATTTGACCTTCCCCGCGTGCTACAGGCCTAACCAACACAAGCCTTAACCAAAAGAAGGCTATAGAACTACTTCTATTCAAGAGAATTGGGCGCCATTTAATATTATTATTATAAAAATATGATAAGCTGCCGTTTCATATATGACGTAGTTTTCAAAATAATAATTAGCACGACAATTCGGCAATGGCGTTGGAATAGCCACCCCTGAAGTTCACCTGTACCGAAGTGATCACATAGATCTGGTATGAATTTGCATGCTTTGCCTGCCCATCCGGGCCGAGGCGGTATGCCTGTGTCTAATAAACAAAAAATAGCGGGAACTCTATGAATTCATCCACTACACCCAAAAACTACCTCAACATTCTTAAATACTCCGCGCTGACCACGGCACTGCTGCTGGCAAGCAACCAGCAAGCCTTGGCAACCTGTACCTACACAGTCACTAATAATTGGGGCGGTGGATTTACCGGAGAAATCAAAGTTACTAATGACACCGCAGCAACGGTAAATAACTGGTCAGTGTCCTGGCAGGAAGCCA is a window encoding:
- a CDS encoding family 43 glycosylhydrolase; translated protein: MKTMVKNYSRLALFGLVATVGATTANAACTYTITNNWGAGYTAAIRITNDTNARVNGWQVSWSYAKNTVTNAWNAQLSGNYTATNLGWNGGLNPGQSAEFGFQAVTNGGTVETPALSGSLCAATASSVNTVSSRSVASSIVSRSIVSSSIVSSNPVTSSRSASSIIRSSSSVNSVAPIANNIAALATATTSYVSPWETLAAVNDNSIPANSNDKSQGAYGNWNNPNSIQWVQYDWPQTYSLTNTQIYWFDDNGGVLTPTRAYIEYWTGSNWVSIGDVPLAKNAFNNLPLNSVVTNRLRVSMLNATESTGILEWRVAGVPVGQPPQSSSAKSSSSSSRSSVASSSGNSSTGNCTGPLAGTRGSNPILPNIFTADPASFVHNCTFYITAGRDEGTNGFLLRSWYVLSSTDMVNWTDHGAPVMSLSTFTWADANAWAGQMIERGGKFYWYVPVNKRGGGMAIGVAVGDSPLGPFRDAIGAPLVDDTIEMNAFNYTDAGQTVYTIDPTVFVDDNGQAYLTYGGFWRMVTVALNDNMTSIKGNWIERTPRDFFEAPYLTKRNGTYYMVYAAGANPATIDYATSTNPTGPWTYRGRILEKLPALAGQDAPTSHPAITEYAGQWYLVYHISNGKGGGTYRRQVAIEKLFFNSDGTIKPITPSTGLSF
- a CDS encoding DUF6055 domain-containing protein, producing the protein MRKLTMASVIGLGFASALAATSASAACVYTVSNSWGAGFTASIRVTNDTGVAVTGWQVNWKYAKNSVSSAWNAQLSGSYSATNLAWNGNLNPGQSAEFGVQGLTNGGAVEIPAIVGALCGSSATSSVPAVSSSASSVVNVSSAGRSSSSSVAPVVNNIATLATATTSFVSSWETLRAVNDNSNPANSNDKSAGAYGNWNNPNSIQWVQYDWPQNYSLSNTQIYWFDDNGGVLTPTRAYIEYWNGSAWVNAGNVPLVKNAFNTLALNGIETSRLRVSMLNATQSTGILEWRVAGSAAGTISSSNSSNAASYSSRISSSAALTSSSRSSLVSSAAQSSSSVRTSASVMSSSSSSSRATVSSSLASSSSAAVFTPITTQYEYEGINTSNAAYKDSNRFRLYYGAVNKLGPKGNLGTHSDADVTRMLEHMEKVYDYFVTSRGFKSPAQSIHSSRPGFFKINVYSVTDIDAGGFMGYNGTAGLSYLVMRSNLLNVDSISTHEFGHGITLAEAIWIDKARTGAWWETTAEWFADAYISPLNNTTNFNVESLHAGSYRTIVHKDNLYEAWPFLNYLSNNPDNYSNLGRDAIRNLIRAYQGQETPLHSLARLVQPVSVQTLVGRYRARIAYGDIGHPLVQSRVLSAQRDASFRTRAYRNLEAVDSTTWRVIAARKPQYTGSNIIPLTATGSGQISIQVTNLGNGLSDSNFTAVVAIKASNNAVRYVDLPSGAGNFQLAAGEESSLVVTNTPNNLYLYNAFETTDTSPEAVGLNYQVQIIGARPRD
- a CDS encoding cellulose-binding domain-containing protein, which produces MLGTIAKGSRLAGALGVALLAAAWGTGATAACSYTVTNNWGSGYTAAIRITNDTATAVNGWQVSWAYSKNAVTNSWNATLSGAYTATNTAWNGSIQPGRSVEFGVQGVTNGGAIESPQIQGVLCAAIASSSASIISAASSSSRISSAATSVAPIASNIATLATATTSYVSPWETIRAVNDNSNPANSNDKSAGAYGNWNNPNSIQWVQYDWSQNYSLSNTQIYWFDDNGGVLTPTRAYIEYWNGSAWVNAGNVPLAKNAFNNVALNGIVTSRLRVSMLNTTQSTGILEWRVAGTAAGGMSSSRSSTPVMSSSRSSSSIAVTSSSRSSSSSMRSSTPASSSSVRSSTPVVSSSSSSSPSVAQCSAHEWPKYEPDLNYDFRTDFGQVDPSKFKVYNGCPASTIAGVKTKGRFAFIWGKNRNPAITDADIDRVLTNLNEDADYIHNVMGWPVDKLQQEGYFSNIYLYGSGLCTDSAANTEKGGWQSGINGYPMVLLSYYPVVTPSERGGITHEFIHTIMATRGNKAAWFNEGGNTWLQMNLEASRTGNYGVGFLDATSFLAPHMPIENYSGWLQDGTFGGPNAEGVDRRVNGQQISTWRDYLGGNQYNSAFPHFLGVHVSKGANAWLWAKGAHNHILRSLAGGVGEEQTQRMIMEFRARQAMVDFGPWSNAFKSPINNNWGRTIGAEEIPGGILQEPTPHRLTFYAATTQQGTTLIPSTDTLPGWSGANQIPLKVTGNKVRVNFQPIGQNMRVQLAYRAADGTAVYSKPVSSGEACLDLTKAPKNGVVVAVVSNVDYLYNGEETRTRKHDYRLEIVEGVTGTAPLYDKHYQ